The DNA region GAACTTATCCGCAACCTGCAGAAGATAGATACTGAGAATGAGTATTTTATATTTGTCAAGCCGGATGAGGATTCAGGCTGTCTGAAAGCTACTCCCAACTTTCATATCATCGAGCTTGATGGCGGTGCATATCCTGTATGGGAACAAAAAGCCTTACCGGCAGCTGCACGCCAGGCCGGGTGTGACCTGCTTCACTGCACCAGCAACACTGCCCCCTTGCGCCCGGGCATGCCCCTCATCATCACCCTGCACGACATCATTTACCTAGAAAGCATCAGCCTGTTTAAAAAGGGAGGAACGCTTTACCAGAAGTTTGGCAACATGTACCGCCGCTTTGTGGTGCCCAGGGTGGTAAAGAAAAGCAAAAGAATCATCACCGTATCACAGTTTGAAAAACAGCGCATTGGTGAATTTTTTGGGTTTGCGCCTGATGATCCGCGGCTTGTTGCTATCTACAACGGTGTGGGCGAGCATTTTAAACCAGTGGAAGACCAGGCCGAACTTCTGCGAGTCAAAGAAAAATATCGCCTGCCCGACAATTATGTGTTTTTTCTTGGAAATACCGATCCGAAGAAAAATACCATTGGTGTGCTCAGGGCTTTTTCAGCTTATCTCAAGGCAGGAAACCCGCCACTGAAGCTGGTAATGCTTGATTATGAAAAAAATGCATTGGATAAACTATTGCTCGAAATCGGGGATACCGCCCTGCGCAACGAGATACATCTTACGGGTTATGTGGTAAATACCGACCTGCCGGCCATTTATGCCCAAAGCAGGCTGTTTCTCTATCCCTCGCTTCGCGAGAGCTTCGGTATTCCCATGCTCGAAGCCATGCGATGCGGCACGCCGGTCATCACATCCAACACCTCCTCCATGCCGGAAGTTTCGGGAGGTGCAGCCCTGCTTGTTGATCCATTCAGGCCGGAGGAAATCACCAACGCCATGGTCAGATTGATGCATGACAATAAACTGCGCGAGGAACTGATTGCAAAAGGATTTGAGCAGTCGGCCCGGTTCTCGTGGTACAACATGGCGCTTGAGGTACACAAATTATATATGGAGGTTTTGAAATAAGTATTTTTTACATTTGCCCGACGGCAATACCGAAAACCAATGATCAGAAACCGCGATTTTATCATCATCGGCTTGCAGGCGCTCGACAGCCGCATTGGCAGCAATTGCATCAATATTGCCCATGAGATTGCGCGCCACAACAGGGTATTGTACGTTAACTATCCGCTTGACAGGCTGACCCGCTTCAGAGAAAGAAAAGACCCGCTGATCCGGAAACGTATCCGTGTGATACGAGGACAAGAGCCTGATCTGGTGCAGGTTTCCGAAAACATGTGGAACCTTTACCCGCGCACGATGCTCGAAAGCATCAGCCAGTTGCCCAACGACCGGCTGTTCGACTTCTTGAACAAGATCAACAACAGACGCTACTCCAGGCAAATACAATCAGCCATCGACCGCCTTGGTTTCAAGGACTACTTTATTTTCAACGACAGCGACATGTTCAGGGGTTTCTACTTAAAAGAACTTCTGAAACCTGAACTTTATATCTATTACACCCGCGACAACCTTATTGCGGTGGATTACTGGAAAACACAGGGCATCCGTATCGAAGCAGCGCTAATGGCCAAATCCGATCTGGTGGTAGCCAATTCCACTTACCTGGCCGATCATGCCCGCAAGTTTAACCCCAGGTCCTACTATGTGGGGCAGGGATGCGACGTGAGCCTCTTCGACAAGAGACTGATCGACCGCATACCGGACGATATCAAACACATCTCCAGGCCAATCATAGGCTACATTGGTGCCTTGTTTGCCTTGAGGCTCGACCTCGAAGTAATCGAACACATTGCCACCCAACGGCCGGACTGGCAGATAGTGCTTGTGGGACCAGAGGACGAAACATTCAGGAACAGCCGTCTGCATCAGATCGAAAACATCCATTTCCTGGGTGCAAAAAAGATGGAAGAGCTGCCATACTACCTCAATGTATTCGATGTGGCCATCAATCCGCAATTACTCAACGAAGTAACCATAGGCAATTATCCCCGTAAGATTGACGAATATTTAGCCATGGGAAAACCCACCGTGGCCACACGAACAAAGGCCATGGAAGTTTTTGAGGGATATACTTATCTTGCTGAAAATAAGGAGGAATATGTCAGTTTGATTGAACGGGCACTGAAGGAGAATACTCCGGAGCTCGAAGCAGCACGCGAGGCTTTTGCCCGCAGCCACACCTGGGAAAACAATGTGCTCGAGATCTACAAATGGATGATCCATACCCTGCAACAGCCAAAATAGATGCCAATGGGACTGGTTGATACAATAAAAAGCAATCCACGCCTGAAGCAATTTGCCCTTTGGTTGCTGATGCCACGCAATCAGGCCAGGCCGCGCCTGTGGGTACGCATCCTGCTTAATCCTTTGAAGCACAAAAGAAAAAAAGGGTCGCTGGTACGCAGGCGCACACGCATGGATGTGCTGCCATTCAACAACTTTGTCCTGGGAAGCAACTCAACCATCGAAGATTTTGCCACCATCAACAATGGGGTTGGTGATGTGATTATTGGCGATCGCACCCGCATCGGTTTGGGTTGTGTATTGATCGGTCCGGTAACTGTGGGCAACGACGTCATGTTTGCCCAGAATATTGTTGTTTCCGGACTCAATCATGGCTATCAGGACCTCAGCCTCCCACCGAGCAAACAACCGGTCGAAACAAAGCCTATACTTATTGAAGACGAAGTATGGATAGGCGCCAACAGCGTCATCACAGCCGGTGTCACTATTGGAAAACACTCGGTGGTGGCCGCCGGAAGTGTGGTAACCAAATCAGTACCGCCTTATTCCGTCGTGGCGGGCAATCCGGCAAGAGTTTTGAAACAGTACAATCCCCAAACCAACCAATGGGAAAAACCAACCAATTGAACCTAAATATATTATGCAAAAACTGCTCACCTTCTACAGGTACCTCAAGGATTTCCTGCGCTACGGTCAGATCAGGCCCACCATTGCGGCAGCATTGTATGTAACTATCAGAAAATCATTTCTCCGGACACGTCTGGTACGTGGTAAGCTTGGTTATTTTCTCCACCGGAAAGGCACACTTGATTTCCAGTTTGCCAATTATGCCTATGAATGGGGGGTGAAGTGTTTCATGAATAAACATGCACCGGGCAAGGATGTATTTATTGATGTGGGCGCCAACGTGGGCACCTATTCCGTGATGATGGCCGGCAAAGGCTTGAGGGTCATCGCTTTCGAGCCTGCATACGAAAACTTCAAGGCCCTGAACATCAATATGATGATAAACAATCTGGAGAAGCGTTTCAGCGCATTCAACTTTGGCCTGGGCGCCGAGAACCGTCGTGCAGGATTTCATTTCGACCCGCTGAACACAGGCGCCTCTCATCTGGATACCCTGCCTTTTGAAAACGAAACCTTCGCCGCCCGTGCTGTACATACCGAAATCGAGCTCAGGCGATTTGATGACATTCTTGATAAACTAAACATTCATCCGGACGACAAGGTGCTGATGAAAATTGATGTGGAAGGAATGGAAGATCAGGTGATTAACGGTGCCCGGAATTTTATCCGCAACCATAAAAACCTGACCATGGTTATGGAATGTGCACACACGGACAAAGGATTATTAATGAATCTTTTGAGCGAGATGGGGCGCTTCGAATTTCTCGAAGTGGACAACCTCAACTTCGGCGCACGCAAGCTGGACACTTAATTCGATATCCATATGGTTTGGGCGGAGGTCTTATTCTGGGCTCTTTTGTTTGTGGTCTTTTATGCTTACCTGGGCTACGGCATACTTTTGTTTGTGCTGGTAAAGATCAAAAGGCTGTTTTCCAGACCCTTTGAGGCCGACCCCACCTACCTGCCCGAAGTGACGCTTTTCGTTGCAGCCTACAATGAGAAAGATTTTGTGGACAAAAAAGTTCAAAATGCGTTTGAACTGGACTACCCCCGTGAAAAAATCAAGCAAGTATGGGTAACTGACGGTTCGGATGACGGGACACCCGATATGCTAAAAAAATACGCCGA from Bacteroidota bacterium includes:
- a CDS encoding glycosyltransferase family 4 protein, producing the protein MRIGIEGQRLFRLKKHGMDMVALELIRNLQKIDTENEYFIFVKPDEDSGCLKATPNFHIIELDGGAYPVWEQKALPAAARQAGCDLLHCTSNTAPLRPGMPLIITLHDIIYLESISLFKKGGTLYQKFGNMYRRFVVPRVVKKSKRIITVSQFEKQRIGEFFGFAPDDPRLVAIYNGVGEHFKPVEDQAELLRVKEKYRLPDNYVFFLGNTDPKKNTIGVLRAFSAYLKAGNPPLKLVMLDYEKNALDKLLLEIGDTALRNEIHLTGYVVNTDLPAIYAQSRLFLYPSLRESFGIPMLEAMRCGTPVITSNTSSMPEVSGGAALLVDPFRPEEITNAMVRLMHDNKLREELIAKGFEQSARFSWYNMALEVHKLYMEVLK
- a CDS encoding glycosyltransferase, with protein sequence MIRNRDFIIIGLQALDSRIGSNCINIAHEIARHNRVLYVNYPLDRLTRFRERKDPLIRKRIRVIRGQEPDLVQVSENMWNLYPRTMLESISQLPNDRLFDFLNKINNRRYSRQIQSAIDRLGFKDYFIFNDSDMFRGFYLKELLKPELYIYYTRDNLIAVDYWKTQGIRIEAALMAKSDLVVANSTYLADHARKFNPRSYYVGQGCDVSLFDKRLIDRIPDDIKHISRPIIGYIGALFALRLDLEVIEHIATQRPDWQIVLVGPEDETFRNSRLHQIENIHFLGAKKMEELPYYLNVFDVAINPQLLNEVTIGNYPRKIDEYLAMGKPTVATRTKAMEVFEGYTYLAENKEEYVSLIERALKENTPELEAAREAFARSHTWENNVLEIYKWMIHTLQQPK
- a CDS encoding acyltransferase, translated to MGLVDTIKSNPRLKQFALWLLMPRNQARPRLWVRILLNPLKHKRKKGSLVRRRTRMDVLPFNNFVLGSNSTIEDFATINNGVGDVIIGDRTRIGLGCVLIGPVTVGNDVMFAQNIVVSGLNHGYQDLSLPPSKQPVETKPILIEDEVWIGANSVITAGVTIGKHSVVAAGSVVTKSVPPYSVVAGNPARVLKQYNPQTNQWEKPTN
- a CDS encoding FkbM family methyltransferase gives rise to the protein MQKLLTFYRYLKDFLRYGQIRPTIAAALYVTIRKSFLRTRLVRGKLGYFLHRKGTLDFQFANYAYEWGVKCFMNKHAPGKDVFIDVGANVGTYSVMMAGKGLRVIAFEPAYENFKALNINMMINNLEKRFSAFNFGLGAENRRAGFHFDPLNTGASHLDTLPFENETFAARAVHTEIELRRFDDILDKLNIHPDDKVLMKIDVEGMEDQVINGARNFIRNHKNLTMVMECAHTDKGLLMNLLSEMGRFEFLEVDNLNFGARKLDT